In Festucalex cinctus isolate MCC-2025b chromosome 1, RoL_Fcin_1.0, whole genome shotgun sequence, the sequence AAAAGGTAAATGCTactttgtttatattttgcCAAAATTAAACAGTGGTAATTCCTTAATTTTTGTCAGGGTTTTGCATGGCTCGAATTTTCTTACTCTATTTTTACTGTGTTTTATACTTGAGTGTTGCATCAAGCTGCAAAGGGACTTCATTTCGAAACTGGCATATTTACAGGTATCAAATCATAAATTTTCACTgtgctttttaaattaaatacatttcttACCTTGCTGACAGTTATAACACCCTCCTGGGTCTCTTTATTGGTGAATATATCAAACATGTCCATGGCATCTCCACTAATGATTGTGAAATGCATCTCTGCATTTGGTCCGATGTCTCTGTCTGTGGCTTTAATCCTCCCAACTTCAGTACCAGGTGTGGACAATTCAGGAATTCGGAACTGGTAGATACcttaaaacacaaacaaaaacaaatttacacTTACACAGCAAATTGGTCAATGTTAAATGTTCAGTGTTCTATCAAATATGCAGTAAGCagtgttatgtatttatttatttatttattagacctcagtattattcattcggCAGCCTTCCCAagtcaacatgtcatcatcatcgctctcttttgtttgtgtctgtgtatgtgtgtgtgggtgtgtgcgtgcgtgggtgcgtgcgtgtgagtttgcactctttaattcacctgaaacctgaaAACCTTCACCTTAAATACTTCAGAGTTCCACCAGAATTGTGAAGTTGtgaggagaccagaggaaggataaaaggaaggaaagatgaagaagcaaagtgaaatccaacacCAGCCAGCCATCGCCCTCCACCCACAGTTGCaaatccagaatctttcaccaaccccagatacATCTGAATTCAAACAGGATTAGGGAGACaacaagagaccagaggaaggactaaagcaaggatagatgaagcagaatgAGATCAGTGGGAGATGCAAATTCTTTTTGCATTTCAGTAGCTGCTGATgtggtggatctggcatgcatgagaacctccaccaaagaggggagccGTCGACCTTGGCCCAACAACGCAAGCACAGCCCCCAAGGGTCCCCCAGGCTATTGTAGCACCAGAGCAGCACccaagcattgaaataaaatattaaggcttaatattccattaatacagtataggggtgtgaattgcctagtacctgacgattcgattcgtatcacgattcacaggtcacgattcgattcgataccgattaatcccgatacgaatttatgagtcgattgttgcgattttttttcattcaaatttagaaaatactaatcagtaagcttgtagagtgtaagatttatatgaaaatgtattatttatttatctgaaatttcagtcttatagaggttgtaatctgtttcatgtttgaacagcattaaaataaaatattaaggcttaatgttccgttcatataacattcttccatgctcaaggtgtgaatcctaacccgaagtcagacgttttgttgaatatttttccattaaaaatggaagtttaaaaatggattcacacacacaaaaaaacaaacaaaaggcaatgatgataagacgttgaatcggtaagactaccgaatgaacaattctgagctctttaaaaataaaaaataaaaaataaaaaaaaaataaaaaacgatttttttttattgaatcgattcgagaatcgcgcgatgtagtatcgcgatatatcgccgaatcgattttttttaacacccctaatacagtataacattcttccatgcttaaattgTAAACCGTAACCCTAagaaagacgttttgttgaatatctcCATCAACCATtgatatttaactctttgactgccaaagacgtttcatgatgattagtaaaattccaatgaatggaatgcgatctttcattgagtagccacattgtatatgtagtaaaggcaaacaatattctttttgccttgaaagatgagttaaaatgctcaaaaccGGCTGGcagtgtggatttttttgttttgtttttataacgcctggcagtcaaagagataaacatcgattcggccgcatattgaatcgatacgagAATTGTGCACTGTAACATCTCGATATatcgctgaatcgatttttttttaaacacccctactaGTGTTTAAACACCAGATAAAGTGTAGTTTGGCagaattaaatgtttaataCTGACACTAGTGTAGAGTACATTCAATTCGTGCTTGTCAAAgataaagcgttaactaattaattaatcataaaaagttttattaatcatgtattaacgcagattaatcacactattaattttgattggagatgatcctttagctgacagcggatggttacgttaaaggtagcatagGTTGTGTTtgcgcaataaacataactacatgcatgaaagtaaagcatttaatatgtGTCTGCGTAAGACatccagaatatttgttcatgtcaaactattggggaattttttttccattttaaattatgcaagtagctaactgattaaaaaattggAGGATGAGCGTTTGTAGTGAATAACATTTTTTGAAGAcgccctcataacattaaatgttgaaaaaattaacacataacaggtgctctttaaatttggcgggcaaaaaatattgataaacaaaagcctttttaattaagaaatAAATAGTGATTGATCAAAATTCAAACgtgattaatctgataaaaagaaaaaaagtaaccgTTCGGCAGCTCTACTTTCAAGTATATACTTTACcagtgtagatttttaacaGTACACAGTGTTGGAGTAACACTGATTAAGtgtgaaaaaagtaacactttgaAAAGTGCCAGACTGACACTCATTTGTgtggaccaaggttattttagttcacgaaaatgaaaaaaagtaaaactaaaatttaaaaaacaatttcgttaaaggggctgtctgccggtttcactcaggaaaatgcactttttaaatacaggatttaaacaaattaactacttttcaatttatagatatgggcttttcataacgtgtgggagtgattttgtcctaaacccccacacccccagcctgtatttcgccattttgtgtttgttttgtaaacagcgagaCGTTTCTgtagaaagacagtgtttacaaccctccatccaatcgcagagcgggggtgtggcgtgtcgcaaacggggccgggcgaacgtgtcagctgcgtgacgtcactcccgcggcaatatGAAAGcacgcactcactcactcactcactcactcactcacagaagcttacatgtgtgaatgagtgagtgaaaaaaacaaatcagtggACGGTGATGTTCTTACTATGGATGAAGTGCGGTGGATTGTCATTGACATCAGTGAGGGTGATGTTAACTATGGTGGTCCCGGTGAGTCCTCCTCTATGTCCAGCCATGTCTTTGGCCTCTATCACGACTTGATAGTGCTCCCTCTGCTCACGGTCCATGTCACCCGGACCCAAAGCAGTCCTGATCACACCTAGACAAAAATGAAATCCAGCAATGTTTTCCATATTGATAGCTTGGTCTTTCATCTATAACAattgacctattttttttttcttttttcagattTTCTCCATCTACATCATGCTCTCACCTGTGTTTGGGTCAATAGAAAAGTATGGATGTCCTTGTTTGATACTGTACACCAGTTTAGCACTATTGCCATACATGTTGTCATCTGCATCTGTAGCTGTCACACTGATGACTGATGTACCTAAAAGACATTCAGAAGACACACATTAATATGACAAGAGAAGATTATTGGATATAATGCCAATTAATGCACAGGTAAAACCACTCCTTACCAATATCAGACCACTCAGGTACGCTGCCTCTATATAATTCCTTGCTGAACTGAGGCTCGTTATCATTAATATCATGGAGTTTGACAGTGAACTCTGTCTCTGGTTCCAACACTTTTCCAGTGATTTTGTTGACAACTGTCGCTCTAAGGATATAAAAAGCCTTCTCTTCCCGATCCAGGCGGCGCGTGGCATGCAGGTTGCCGTTATGCTCGTCAATGACAAAGATGGTGCCTGCCCCCTCACCAGAGAGAACATACCTGACAAGGCCATTTCCGCTGTCTCGGTCTGACCGGAGCTACAGTGCATGCAGAAATACAATCAGCAATTGTTTCAATAGTTCACTTTTACCGACTCAACCAGTTCAATCAATAAACTTGCATGAAATCTTGGATGAAATAAATCCACATTAAAGTAGGCTAAAGCAAAGTTTCCAAATAacacaaaatcttttttttttttccattgattaaaaactgtACATAAATTAAAGTCGTTCATTCGATTCAATGTGTCATTTCTGAGGTTGAGTGTtttctgtcatttaaaaaaatctttctcACACCTGCAAATGGATTGGAATGGCTGTATGTCTAAATTCAATAAAATTTTAGATTGCTAAATTTATTTCCAAATGAAGTCGTCCATCCATGTAAATTTACCTGAGGAGACACTTTTTACTTGCAACACTGGCTACATGCTATTTTGTAGCGAATCGAAAAAGAAATCTTCACAAACCCCTTGCAATATTTGTTTTACTCCTCCAGATGGTCCtttttggtttaaagatgcatcGGACATTTAATCAGCATCCAGAGGagcaaaaaaatatcacaagtggttcatgaagcttcatttctcCATCACTACTATTTTGTTATCTAAGGGTCACTGTAGGATTTTTCCTctacctgttctaaaaataactcaatCAGTCAGTGTTAGTGGCTAGTGAAAATTGGATATGAAGAATTTTCTACCTTTCCAATGTACTGGTAGTCACTGCCTGTGTACTCCTCTTGCAGGAAAAACTGATTCCACAGCCAGCCTCGTTTGACCCTTTTATGCCGCTCTTTATCCGGGATGCCCATAGAAGCTTCGTTCTCTGCTGAGTCTGCTCTCACTCCATTCAAAGATAAAGCATCCCGATGAAGGCCAAGACTTAGCCATAGTAAGCCAATTAACGTACTTCTCATATTTGTTTCTAtgtagtttaattttagttttcactggaaagagaaaaagagaataagggattgatttgtgaaaaatcagaatggatgaaaattaagattaaacaataaaacaataaataattgtttgtgcTCCTCTAATTttgaggtgtttattttttgtctttaactCTAAACAAAGAATTGTTGAATCAATTTAAGATTAAAcagagaattgttgaccaaattaataaaattgcttcaagtgGTAACAGATGATTGAATTATGTTaaaccaaagtgaatatattaagtttttaatgaactcataattaattaaacttaatacgTTCCATTTGAACTAATttaagtaatttaataatatattcattcattcaattgtGTATTTCCACTTTTCCACtattttattaagttggtcaacaattctctgtttaatattaaattggttcaacaattatttttaaagtgtCAAGACATGAATTCACCTACATTTTAGCTCTACACTTTATTGATATGATGTGGCTGGTTGAAAGTTAGATGTGAGGCCTGTGTACAATATACACAAAATAGATAATGATTGAGTACTGTATTCAACTATTAAAAggttcaacacattttttggttgtttaattaacacaaaatagcaaaACAATGTaccgttttattttaatttacaacAATAAAACATGGTATTTATATGAAATATGATACCAAACACCAATAATGATACCAAATATTCGATAAAATAAGTACCGGTAGTGGTATTTAGCTAGAAGCCACTTACCGAAACCAAACCACGAACAGTGGACCTCCGAAACACATGCGGCACTTTCACAGCTTTCCTCACATTAACACTCCCACACGTCATAGCTTCCCCAAATCCCTCACACCTCACTCCCACCACCGACATCAGCCCTCCCCTCACCCCGCCCCAGACCATGCAGgcccacacagacacacacacgcatgcacccaCTCAGAGGAGAGGTTGTTACAATTTATTATGTGGTGAATTTaaagcaaaattaaaaaattaactcatactaaaaatattttaactttCGGGAAAAACCTTACCATAATCTATACAATTTAAACCCCATAATATGGTACAATCAAACTAATAGCCTACTTTCAGTCCGCAATTTATACTGAAAAGGGACTCATCATTTCTCAAAGAGGTTGGGCCTTAATTTGTACTATATTCTGCTTGTGGATGCTCCCAACCTTAAGTGGATGCCTCGTTGCCTAAGTGACATCTACGCAATCCTGGTGAAAACATGTGACTCGATGTGAGTCCATGACAACCTTGTAAAGTGGTCTGCAGGGCTGACAAATGTTACAGATGTAAACATTGTCCAAACAATTTAACTTTCGAGGCCaatgagtgtacatttaaaaaacagtgTCTCTCACCTCCCAATGACCTCCAGATGATCTTCATACCCCCTTTGAGAATTTCAGCAAATTTATAACAGCAGAAATTATTTCACTTACTAAGagatcagacaaaaaaacaagtgaaaaatctgcatataaaaaTTGAGTCGCAGCAACTTTAACGGTGCActtattgtcatgactgggtcatgcaagggttatgtttgggtcatgaccgtgaggtcgggtgtctgttttgaactgatgtgtcacgacgaggagaggtaggacccagacgcaggataaaggtaggccacaaaggcaacaggtttattgccggtcagcagctgtctcctctcacactgagaggagaaaggggaatcaaaaagtggagaactaaaaacgctccactggggaggaaaaaacaggcaaaaggtataggggacaacaaaaggcgctccgctagggaggaaaaaggctcaaggcaaaaggggtaactaaaagcgctccgctggggaggacaaggcacaaaaacaaggcaagacaacaaggcaccgggaacaaggactcgaggactgtgggatgcttccatgcactgagatgtgtgtgacactttggcaacggaggggagaatgcaggtggctttatttgtggcttgattggtggcaggtggtggtaatcatgggcggggaccggtaattagcaagctgcaggaagagcaagtgacctggggtgagaggagagttagaactttcaaaataaaacaggaaacatgactataaaaataaaagcatgggccgtcacgccggtggcggcgtgacagtacccccccctcaatggccggctcctgacggccatccgacacaaagagtccaaaaacaagggcgggcggaagggggcacggaggtgggaacacggcccacccatccgtcccagacaaaaaggcagttcaggagggcgtcctcgacgcccgacaatagagtcccagcggggccaatcaggagggcgtcctcgacgcccgacgagaggtgaaggcagccgcagggcttgcgccgccgggactttgggcggcgcctggcgaggttctgggactttgggcggcgcctggcgagtttccgggactttgggcggcgcctggcgaggctcccggactttgggcgccggactttgggcggcgcctggcgaggctcagggactttgggcggcgcctggcgcggctcagggactttgggcggcgcctggcgaggctcagggactttgggcggcgcctggcgaggctcagggactttgggcggcgcctggcgaggctcagggactttgggcggcgcctggcgaggctcagggactttgggcggcgcctggcgaggctcagggactttgggcggcgcctggcgaggctcagggactttgggcggcgcctggcgaggctcagggactttgggcggcgcctggcgaggctcagggtctttgggcggcgcctggcgaggctcagggtcttgaaGGCgctgacgaggttcaggggcgagaggcggcagcagacaaggttcaggggcgagaggcggcagcagacaaggttcaggggcgagaggccgcaacagacaaggttcaggggcgagaggccgcagcagacgaggttcaggggcgagaggccgcagcagacaaggttcaggggcgagaggctgcagcaggcgaggttcaggggcgagaggcttcagcaggcgaggttcaagggcgagaggctgcagcaggcgaggttcaggggcgaaaggctgcagcaggcgaggttcaggggcgagaggctgcagcaggcgaggttcaggggcttgaggctgcagcagacaaggctcgggaacgagaggccgcagcagacgaggttcaggggcgagaggctgcagcaggcgaggtccaggggcgagaggctgcagcaggcgaggttcaggggcgagaggctgcatgtGGCTCACCAGTTCATGGACCTGGCTtgacagctcctccagctgcgaaatcacggcttgctgaaccttttcccggttggcaagccggacctcCAGGCTCTGTAGCctagcctcgacctttcctgctgggtccatgctggccgaagtgtactgtcacgacgaggagaggtaggacccagacgcaggataaaggtaggccacaaaggcaacaggtttattgccggtcagcagctgtctcctctcacactgagaggagaaaggggaatcaaaaagtggagaactaaaaacgctccactggggaggaaaaaacaggcaaaaggtataggggacaacaaaaggcgctccgctagggaggaaaaaggctcaaggcaaaaggggtaactaaaagcgctccgctggggaggacaaggcacaaaaacaaggcaagacaacaaggcaccgggaacaaggactcgaggactgtgggatgcttccatgcactgagatgtgtgtgacactttggcaacggaggggagaatgcaggtggctttatttgtggcttgattggtggcaggtggtggtaatcatgggcggggaccggtaattagcaagctgcaggaagagcaagtgacctggggtgagaggagagttagaactttcaaaataaaacaggaaacatgactataaaaataaaagcatgggccgtcacgccggtggcggcgtgacagtacccccccctcaatggccggctcctgacggccatccgacacaaagagtccaaaaacaagggcgggcggaagggggcacggaggtgggaacacggcccacccatccgtcccagacaaaaaggcagttcaggagggcgtcctcgacgcccgacaatagagtcccagcggggccaatcaggagggcgtcctcgacgcccgacgagaggtgaaggcagccgcagggcttgcgccgccgggactttgggcggcgcctggcgaggttctgggactttgggcggcgcctggcgagtttccgggactttgggcggcgcctggcgaggctcccggactttgggcgccggactttgggcggcgcctggcgaggctcagggactttgggcggcgcctggcgcggctcagggactttgggcggcgcctggcgaggctcagggactttgggcggcgcctggcgaggctcagggactttgggcggcgcctggcgaggctcagggactttgggcggcgcctggcgaggctcagggactttgggcggcgcctggcgaggctcagggactttgggcggcgcctggcgaggctcagggactttgggcggcgcctggcgaggctcagggtctttgggcggcgcctggcgaggctcagggtcttgaaGGCgctgacgaggttcaggggcgagaggcggcagcagacaaggttcaggggcgagaggcggcagcagacaaggttcaggggcgagaggccgcaacagacaaggttcaggggcgagaggccgcagcagacgaggttcaggggcgagaggccgcagcagacgaggttcgggggcgagaggccgcaacagacaaggttcaggggcgagaggctgcagcaggcgaggttcaggggcgagaggcttcagcaggcgaggttcaagggcgagaggctgcagcaggcgaggttcaggggcgaaaggctgcagcaggcgaggttcaggggcgagaggctgcagcaggcgaggttcaggggcttgaggctgcagcagacaaggctcgggaacgagaggccgcagcagacgaggttcaggggcgagaggctgcagcaggcgaggtccaggggcgagaggctgcagcaggcgaggttcaggggcgagaggctgcatgtGGCTCACCAGTTCATGGACCTGGCTtgacagctcctccagctgcgaaatcacggcttgctgaaccttttcccggttggcaagccggacctcCAGGCTCTGTAGCctagcctcgacctttcctgctgggtccatgctggccgaagtgtactgtcacgacgaggagaggtaggacccagacgcaggataaaggtaggccacaaaggcaacaggtttattgccggtcagcagctgtctcctctcacactgagaggagaaaggggaatcaaaaagtggagaactaaaaacgctccactggggaggaaaaaacaggcaaaaggtataggggacaacaaaaggcgctccgctagggaggaaaaaggctcaaggcaaaaggggtaactaaaagcgctccgctggggaggacaaggcacaaaaacaaggcaagacaacaaggcaccgggaacaaggactcgaggactgtgggatgcttccatgcactgagatgtgtgtgacacttcggcaacggaggggagaatgcaggtggctttatttgtggcttgattggtggcaggtggtggtaatcatgggcggggaccggtaattagcaagctgcaggaagagcaagtgacctggggtgagaggagagttagaactttcaaaataaaacaggaaacatgactataaaaataaaagcatgggccgtcacgccggtggcggcgtgacatgatgtaaccggcatctagtttcaactggtcttaacatATGTGATGttaggagctatgtgatgtcaagagtctttaatctccttatctggtcaacagccaatcagataattccacgtcagtcctgttacccacatgtctagccacaaccaatcagatcgattgactgtctatataagctgtctgagaaatgcgtgcgtttgtcagattattacctctgttcctctgtacatctccacagcccaagggggcttggcgtctcgtgattctcgatgcattcttgtTTGGTCTCATGtggtcaagttagttccacgccttttgaataaagtgttaaaactcttatttgtgtctgcgttatgggatccagaacataacacttATAGAA encodes:
- the LOC144029704 gene encoding cadherin-6-like isoform X3, coding for MRSTLIGLLWLSLGLHRDALSLNGVRADSAENEASMGIPDKERHKRVKRGWLWNQFFLQEEYTGSDYQYIGKLRSDRDSGNGLVRYVLSGEGAGTIFVIDEHNGNLHATRRLDREEKAFYILRATVVNKITGKVLEPETEFTVKLHDINDNEPQFSKELYRGSVPEWSDIGTSVISVTATDADDNMYGNSAKLVYSIKQGHPYFSIDPNTGVIRTALGPGDMDREQREHYQVVIEAKDMAGHRGGLTGTTIVNITLTDVNDNPPHFIHSIYQFRIPELSTPGTEVGRIKATDRDIGPNAEMHFTIISGDAMDMFDIFTNKETQEGVITVSKTLDYESKQSYTIEVQVQNTQEDPRFTFSSSRDMASIQIAVEDMDEPPVFDKRSYLMELKEDAAVGMVMGLVSAMDPDAAHSPVKYSIDRWTDMDHLFNIHPENGSLFLLKNLDREKNAWHNISVIATEIYNPQQRSPVSVYIKLLDVNDNAPTFATVYESFVCEKTKKGQITLAAL